A single window of Streptomyces sudanensis DNA harbors:
- a CDS encoding dihydrodipicolinate synthase family protein — MSATEELAGRLRGTVLPAVLTPMDAAGTVDLAALGRYAERIAAERIGGVAVWAHTGRGLHLTAGDRRRVLALWRSAVDVPVVAGAGVPRALRGASSEDAEDAVVAMAAEAAELGADAVMVYPAAHHRGLPDGEERTVRLHERVAGASGLPVLGFLLHAEAGGHPYSPELVRRLLELPSAAGVKIATLDRAMDCQDAVRAAEGTGALVVTGEDRMFGPSLMWGADTALVGVAAARAGLTTAVLDAWTAGDAAGFLRASGRLDRFAEATFRAPIEGYVQRMLWAAVWEGAVPEEAAFDPYGPPLPDAERRAVVTCLERLAEEDDAG; from the coding sequence ATGTCCGCCACCGAGGAGCTCGCCGGACGGCTGCGCGGCACCGTCCTGCCCGCCGTGCTCACCCCGATGGACGCCGCCGGCACCGTCGACCTCGCCGCCCTGGGGCGTTACGCCGAACGGATCGCCGCCGAACGGATCGGCGGCGTCGCGGTGTGGGCGCACACCGGCCGCGGGCTGCACCTGACGGCCGGCGACCGGCGGCGGGTGCTGGCGCTGTGGCGAAGCGCCGTGGACGTGCCGGTCGTCGCCGGGGCGGGCGTGCCGCGCGCCCTGCGCGGCGCCTCCTCCGAGGACGCCGAGGACGCCGTGGTCGCGATGGCGGCGGAGGCCGCGGAGCTGGGCGCCGACGCCGTGATGGTGTACCCGGCGGCCCACCACCGCGGCCTGCCCGACGGGGAGGAGCGGACCGTGCGGCTCCACGAGCGGGTGGCCGGGGCGAGCGGGCTGCCCGTGCTCGGCTTCCTCCTCCACGCGGAGGCGGGCGGCCACCCGTACTCCCCGGAGCTGGTCCGGCGGCTGCTGGAGCTGCCCTCCGCGGCCGGCGTCAAGATCGCCACACTGGACCGGGCGATGGACTGCCAGGACGCCGTCCGGGCTGCGGAGGGCACCGGCGCGCTGGTCGTGACCGGCGAGGACCGCATGTTCGGCCCGTCGCTGATGTGGGGGGCCGACACGGCGCTGGTCGGCGTCGCCGCCGCCCGCGCGGGCCTGACCACCGCCGTGCTCGACGCCTGGACGGCCGGGGACGCCGCCGGGTTCCTGCGGGCGTCGGGGCGCCTGGACCGGTTCGCCGAGGCCACCTTCCGCGCGCCGATCGAGGGCTATGTGCAGCGGATGCTGTGGGCCGCCGTCTGGGAGGGCGCCGTCCCCGAGGAGGCCGCCTTCGACCCGTACGGGCCGCCGCTGCCCGACGCCGAGCGGCGGGCCGTCGTCACCTGCCTGGAGCGCCTCGCCGAGGAGGACGACGCCGGCTGA
- a CDS encoding LLM class flavin-dependent oxidoreductase codes for MRLGLYVNLYADKADRPRLADAVEQVRLAEQAGFAWAVLGERHLHRPGYHEAITSLAYLAAHTERIGLATAGLIAPVYHPVWLAETLAHVDVLSGGRLTAGFVLGYRPEEFALYGTRPRERVARFEECLELVTRLWTEDEVTHEGRFTSLEGAFLSPRPVQSPRPRIWNGGRVPASLERTARMCDGWTTSFNELDADLPGKIAEYLAYPRGAASLGAEVVVCREGYCAPTTRLARAALEGPLRGLYDAYGDWKRTSADAARYTQEWDDIAARSVIGSPEECADRLGRYAAMGADGVVLRVQPPGMPQADALRAIEAYGTDVLPRLRAV; via the coding sequence ATGCGCCTCGGCCTCTACGTCAACCTCTACGCCGACAAGGCCGACCGGCCGCGGCTCGCCGACGCGGTGGAGCAGGTGCGGCTGGCGGAGCAGGCGGGCTTCGCCTGGGCGGTGCTCGGCGAGCGGCACCTGCACCGCCCCGGCTACCACGAGGCGATCACCTCCCTGGCGTACCTGGCGGCGCACACCGAGCGGATCGGGCTGGCCACCGCCGGACTGATCGCCCCCGTGTACCACCCGGTGTGGCTCGCGGAGACCCTCGCCCATGTGGACGTGTTGTCCGGGGGGCGGCTGACGGCCGGTTTCGTCCTCGGTTACCGGCCGGAGGAGTTCGCGCTGTACGGCACCCGGCCGCGCGAGCGGGTGGCGCGGTTCGAGGAGTGCCTGGAGCTGGTGACGCGGCTGTGGACCGAGGACGAGGTCACCCACGAGGGCCGGTTCACCTCCCTGGAGGGGGCGTTCCTGTCGCCCCGGCCGGTGCAGAGCCCGCGCCCGCGGATCTGGAACGGCGGGCGGGTGCCCGCCTCTCTGGAGCGGACGGCCCGGATGTGCGACGGCTGGACCACCTCGTTCAACGAGCTGGACGCCGACCTGCCCGGGAAGATCGCCGAGTACCTGGCGTACCCGCGGGGCGCGGCGAGCCTGGGCGCGGAGGTCGTCGTCTGCCGCGAGGGCTACTGCGCGCCGACCACGCGGCTGGCGCGGGCCGCGCTGGAGGGGCCGCTGCGCGGGCTGTACGACGCCTACGGCGACTGGAAGCGCACCTCGGCGGACGCGGCGCGGTACACGCAGGAGTGGGACGACATCGCGGCCCGCTCGGTGATCGGCTCCCCCGAGGAGTGCGCCGACCGGCTCGGCCGGTACGCGGCGATGGGCGCGGACGGGGTCGTCCTGCGCGTCCAGCCGCCGGGCATGCCGCAGGCGGACGCGCTGCGCGCCATCGAGGCGTACGGCACGGACGTGCTGCCGAGGCTGCGGGCGGTGTGA